The Anabaena sp. PCC 7108 region ATAAAGCTCAATCTGGTTGATCTCGTGTGTAGTTTAGGTGAAGTTGAGAATCTTCACCAATCTCAAAAAACACAAAAATCTCAAACTAAATAAATTTAGTATACACCTCTTGATTATATGCAAAATTACAGAATATTTTCTTCATAACTTCATAATAAATTTACATATAAAAATCCAGCTTTATTTCGGTATATTCCCAGGAATTATTGTAATAATTAGAGGGTTGATAAATATTGCTTTGATATCCTGAGAATTTGTTAATAACTTAGCTGATACTTAGTTAAATATAACTATTTTGAAGAAAATACTTGACATAGACTCTTTTGTGTATTACAGTGTAGTACGCAAGCTAATGCTAATTAATGCCATAAAATTGTAGTGAATTTCACTACTTGCGTAACTTGGTGTAATACTGATCAGCACACTTTCCGGCAAATAATAAACTCTGGCTGTGGCAACTTGCACTCAGGTAGTTTATAGTACGAGAAAAGTTTTAGATCATCTCCTGCGTTAGCAGAAAATAGTTTGACTTTCCCGAATCACAGAAAATATGGATTTTGATTATTTTGGCAACAACGATGGTAATTCTAGCAATAATAACCGCCAAAACCTACTTTCTAGTGGTTGGCGACCATTTCACCGTGACTTTGATTGGAACTATCTCTGGCAAGTAATATTTCATGATACGCAGGAGTTAACCCAAAAAAGTATTAACCTAGCTAGTTATTATGCCGATGCTTTAGCTAGAAAAGATTATGCTTGGTGGGCAAATATATTAAATCTAGCTTCTGACTATACTCGTGGTGAATTACAAAAATATTGGAATTTTATCACACCAGAACCACTGACACCAGATTATCGCTATAAAGATGTTTTAAGTACAGAAACGCCCATAGTTCAATTTGTTAGTCGTAACAGTATTCCCATTGATTACGTACTCAATTTATTACAAGAAATTACTGTTTTACGAGTTCTACGTTTATTAGAACGTCCTGATATTATTACCCAATATTATTCAGAGAGAGATTTTTATTTTCCAGTTGATAAGTTTGTTAGCTGGGAACGTTTAGATGTATTCAATACTGTTTATGCTTATTGGGCTAAATATGATATTTGGCTGCAAATTGATCCCTATGATCGTGGGCGAAGACAATATACTTTAATGTCGCAAAATCTGGCATCTTTAATTAATAAAGCTACCCATGATTTAGCGGTGATGTTGAGTGGATATCAAAGTCGTGTAGGTAAAGTTCACAGTCAATTCCCTATTCGGACATTTCCCAAAAATATTCAAGATTTCAGTGATTCAGTCCAGCAAGCGATTCTCAATCAAAACCAATTAGCAGTTGTAGTACATGGAGAACCAGGAACAGGTAAAACAGCATGGACACAATCAGTAGCCAAAGAAATTCTTGTACCTT contains the following coding sequences:
- a CDS encoding AAA family ATPase yields the protein MDFDYFGNNDGNSSNNNRQNLLSSGWRPFHRDFDWNYLWQVIFHDTQELTQKSINLASYYADALARKDYAWWANILNLASDYTRGELQKYWNFITPEPLTPDYRYKDVLSTETPIVQFVSRNSIPIDYVLNLLQEITVLRVLRLLERPDIITQYYSERDFYFPVDKFVSWERLDVFNTVYAYWAKYDIWLQIDPYDRGRRQYTLMSQNLASLINKATHDLAVMLSGYQSRVGKVHSQFPIRTFPKNIQDFSDSVQQAILNQNQLAVVVHGEPGTGKTAWTQSVAKEILVPLGYVIFILDHDAITNFVPPTYLEKICIIINEADNLAQDRASEVAQYNNKTEHILALLDGTLYQSVIDESGVQIKQRLVVLMTCNTTERLDPAMLRKGRVDLMCEFTERFV